The Populus trichocarpa isolate Nisqually-1 chromosome 11, P.trichocarpa_v4.1, whole genome shotgun sequence genome has a segment encoding these proteins:
- the LOC7460819 gene encoding uncharacterized protein LOC7460819 yields the protein MGSSGFFLVCMLHSVIALTCGALMMFFTNEVTVFGHGIEIATKLKGSTSHDQLLIQTSESFSGLLLFAIGFLLFMVAFVKDREFQIFFAKGCTSLHVSVAFWRVYFEQKLEDLAHDLPRLVVGDIALALSWVFFLVYSWREKYD from the coding sequence ATGGGATCATCTGGGTTCTTTCTAGTATGCATGCTTCATTCTGTCATAGCTCTAACTTGTGGAGctttaatgatgtttttcacAAATGAGGTCACtgtgtttggtcatggcattgAAATAGCAACAAAGCTTAAAGGGTCGACGTCACATGACCAACTCTTGATCCAAACCTCCGAATCCTTTTCTGGGTTGCTTTTATTTGCTATTGGGTTCCTCTTGTTTATGGTAGCATTTGTCAAGGACAGAGAGTTCCAAATTTTCTTTGCTAAAGGTTGTACCTCGCTTCATGTTTCAGTGGCCTTTTGGAGAGTTTACTTCGAGCAGAAGCTTGAAGATCTGGCTCATGATTTGCCTAGACTAGTTGTTGGTGATATTGCTCTGGCTCTTTCAtgggttttctttcttgtttattcATGGAGAGAGAAGTATGATTAA